From a single Streptomyces rubradiris genomic region:
- a CDS encoding RNA polymerase sigma factor SigF yields the protein MTTALVGTATGSITELPEIADPQKIAPQDARELTRTFLDRLAVLEEGTPEYQYARNTLIEMNMSLVRFAARRFRNSGQDMEDVVQVGTIGLIKAIDRFEISRDVQFTSFAVPYIVGEIKRFFRDTSWSVHVPRRLQEARTELAKASEELRSRLGRAPKVSELAALMNLTEEQVVEVQIAANGYNSASLDAAITGDADEGEAALSEFIGEEDTALELVEDFHALAPLVAGLDERERRILHLRFVEERTQAEIGKELGVSQMHVSRLISRIVARLRSGMLATG from the coding sequence ATGACGACGGCACTCGTCGGGACGGCGACCGGCTCCATCACGGAGCTGCCGGAGATCGCGGATCCGCAGAAGATCGCACCCCAGGACGCCCGCGAGCTGACCAGGACGTTCCTGGACCGGCTCGCCGTGCTGGAGGAGGGCACGCCCGAGTACCAGTACGCGCGCAACACGCTCATCGAGATGAACATGTCGCTGGTGCGCTTCGCCGCCCGCCGGTTCCGCAACAGCGGCCAGGACATGGAGGACGTCGTCCAGGTCGGCACGATCGGCCTGATCAAGGCGATCGACCGGTTCGAGATCTCCCGTGACGTGCAGTTCACCAGCTTCGCGGTGCCGTACATCGTCGGTGAGATCAAGCGGTTCTTCCGTGACACCTCCTGGTCGGTCCACGTGCCGCGGCGACTTCAGGAGGCCCGTACCGAACTCGCCAAGGCCAGCGAGGAGTTGCGCAGCCGGCTGGGGCGGGCGCCCAAGGTCTCGGAGCTGGCCGCCCTGATGAACCTCACGGAGGAGCAGGTCGTGGAGGTCCAGATCGCGGCGAACGGCTACAACTCCGCCTCCCTCGACGCCGCGATCACCGGCGACGCCGACGAGGGCGAGGCGGCCCTGTCCGAGTTCATCGGCGAGGAGGACACCGCGCTGGAACTCGTCGAGGACTTCCACGCCCTCGCCCCGCTCGTCGCCGGGCTGGACGAGCGGGAGCGGCGGATCCTGCACCTGAGGTTCGTGGAGGAGCGGACCCAGGCGGAGATCGGCAAGGAGCTGGGCGTCTCGCAGATGCACGTCTCCCGGCTCATCTCCCGCATCGTGGCACGCCTGCGCTCGGGGATGCTCGCCACCGGGTGA
- a CDS encoding MarR family winged helix-turn-helix transcriptional regulator yields the protein MTRLGGIGDDRPNGPGEDLLAVAREIADAVDSLANLWAVAAQGASLRLSPHQLRALRILEAEPGLNLTALAEGMEIGPPTASRLCDRLEAAGLLERLLHPHKRREVQLVLTGRGRQVLSEVAERRSQALAAVLAGMDPAAREALRRGMRAFLTAQGGTGAGSDGPLP from the coding sequence GTGACTCGTCTCGGCGGCATCGGGGACGACCGGCCGAACGGACCGGGGGAGGATCTCCTGGCCGTCGCGCGGGAGATCGCCGATGCCGTGGACAGTCTGGCGAACCTGTGGGCGGTGGCCGCCCAGGGCGCGAGTCTGCGGCTGTCGCCGCACCAGTTGCGGGCCCTGCGCATCCTGGAGGCCGAGCCGGGACTCAATCTCACCGCGCTGGCGGAGGGCATGGAGATAGGTCCGCCGACCGCCAGCCGGCTGTGCGACCGGCTGGAGGCGGCGGGCCTGCTGGAGCGGCTGCTGCATCCGCACAAGCGGCGTGAGGTGCAGCTCGTCCTCACGGGGCGCGGCCGGCAGGTGCTGAGCGAGGTGGCCGAGCGCAGATCACAGGCGCTCGCCGCGGTCCTCGCCGGCATGGACCCCGCCGCGCGGGAGGCGTTGAGGCGGGGCATGCGGGCCTTCCTGACCGCTCAAGGCGGTACGGGTGCGGGGAGCGACGGGCCGCTCCCCTGA
- a CDS encoding anti-sigma regulatory factor → MHAPPASATHLPIGSDADLAQVRRHVRRIAADLGFRLVQQTKLVTAVSELARNTLVHGGGGHMEITRLGECGARRGLRLSFVDAGPGIHDIDLAMTDGYTSGDGLGLGLSGARRLVQEFALDSRPGRGTTVTITDWVSGVPSPRTGAP, encoded by the coding sequence ATGCATGCCCCACCCGCCTCGGCCACCCACCTGCCGATCGGCTCGGACGCGGACCTGGCCCAAGTGCGCCGGCACGTGCGCCGGATCGCGGCCGACCTCGGTTTCAGGCTCGTACAACAGACGAAGCTGGTGACCGCCGTCAGCGAACTCGCCCGCAACACCCTGGTCCACGGCGGCGGCGGTCACATGGAGATCACCCGGCTCGGGGAGTGCGGCGCCCGGCGCGGCCTGCGGCTGTCCTTCGTGGACGCCGGCCCCGGCATCCACGACATCGACCTGGCGATGACCGACGGCTACACCTCCGGCGACGGCCTCGGCCTGGGCCTGAGCGGCGCCAGACGGCTCGTCCAGGAATTCGCCCTCGACAGCCGCCCCGGCCGGGGCACCACCGTCACGATCACCGACTGGGTCTCCGGTGTGCCGTCACCCCGTACCGGAGCGCCCTGA
- a CDS encoding STAS domain-containing protein: protein MKVAEYDTTPEVARELGAFMERRREQIAQRWADTALFRTVFTVSRDEAVEACKAVLDALAEVARTGHVEDTGAPGFAAVREQLGRMAAARSRAGLSPSRIAGEVAGLREPALALLRAEFEDAADEHAHACALALTVLMGTLRLVVMETTVGAGAELIERQRQHLLEVATPVIELWESVVAVPLIGTLDSARSQVVMESLLEAIVDQRARYAILDITGVPTVDTLVAQHLMRTVAAARLMGAECIVSGIRPAIAQTIVHLGIDLGTIITRSGLADALAYALTRQGIVLSPPVGAGAGAR from the coding sequence ATGAAGGTGGCGGAGTACGACACGACACCCGAGGTGGCGCGGGAGCTGGGCGCCTTCATGGAACGGCGCCGCGAGCAGATCGCCCAGCGGTGGGCGGACACCGCGCTGTTCCGCACGGTCTTCACCGTCTCCCGGGACGAGGCGGTCGAGGCGTGCAAGGCCGTGCTGGACGCCCTGGCCGAGGTGGCCCGCACCGGGCATGTCGAGGACACCGGCGCCCCGGGCTTCGCGGCCGTCAGGGAACAGCTCGGCCGCATGGCCGCCGCCCGCTCCCGGGCGGGACTGAGCCCGTCCCGGATCGCGGGCGAGGTGGCCGGCCTGCGCGAACCGGCCCTCGCACTGCTGCGCGCCGAGTTCGAGGACGCCGCCGACGAGCACGCGCACGCGTGCGCGCTGGCGCTGACGGTCCTGATGGGCACGCTCCGGCTGGTGGTCATGGAGACCACCGTTGGCGCCGGCGCGGAACTGATCGAGCGGCAGCGGCAGCACCTGCTGGAGGTGGCCACCCCCGTCATCGAGCTGTGGGAGAGCGTCGTCGCCGTACCGCTGATCGGCACCCTGGACAGCGCGCGCAGCCAGGTGGTGATGGAGTCGCTGCTGGAGGCGATCGTGGACCAGCGGGCCCGGTACGCCATCCTCGACATCACGGGCGTGCCGACCGTCGACACGCTCGTGGCCCAGCACCTGATGAGGACGGTCGCCGCGGCCCGGCTGATGGGCGCGGAGTGCATCGTCTCCGGCATTCGCCCGGCCATCGCGCAGACCATCGTCCACCTCGGCATCGACCTCGGGACGATCATCACCCGGTCCGGCCTCGCCGACGCCCTGGCGTACGCGCTGACCCGGCAGGGCATCGTCCTCTCCCCACCCGTGGGCGCGGGCGCGGGCGCACGGTGA
- a CDS encoding PP2C family protein-serine/threonine phosphatase has protein sequence MNRFVAAERALRTAAPHALLDATRAVLVEQYGAEDVELFLADYGLTVLQPVSVPPHTLEQVPVHNSPAGRAFGSQRPYCEDGYDGRARLHLPVSVRGDRLGVLSVTLPGGEAVRRYEAELADIAEVLAHEVIVAERDTDLYLRARRKDRLTLAAEMQWQLLPGRSCSRPEYELGAQLEPAYAIFGDNFDWSATADHLMLYVTNGMGEGIEASLLTNLAINALRNARRAGISIADQAALADQAVYAHYRGRCYLSVLMFDFDLATGRARVVDAGSPRLLRLREGTVEHVTFDAQLPLGMFEETDYVAQDFEVRPGDRLVFVSDGVHAVASPKGEAYGDAALSRAIHSTRLLPAAEVPRAILRELTGHRGKPVPDDDALVVCLDWHGRPAGT, from the coding sequence CTGGCCGACTACGGCCTGACCGTGCTCCAGCCGGTGTCGGTCCCGCCGCACACCCTGGAGCAGGTGCCGGTGCACAACAGCCCGGCCGGCCGCGCCTTCGGTTCCCAGCGGCCGTACTGCGAGGACGGGTACGACGGGCGGGCACGGCTGCACCTCCCGGTCAGCGTGCGCGGCGACCGGCTCGGGGTGCTGTCCGTGACCCTGCCCGGCGGCGAGGCCGTCCGCCGCTACGAGGCGGAACTGGCCGACATCGCCGAGGTGCTGGCGCACGAGGTGATCGTGGCCGAGCGCGACACCGACCTGTATCTGCGGGCGCGCCGCAAGGACCGGCTCACGCTGGCCGCCGAGATGCAGTGGCAGTTGCTGCCCGGCCGTTCCTGCTCCCGCCCCGAGTACGAGCTGGGGGCGCAACTGGAGCCCGCGTACGCCATCTTCGGCGACAACTTCGACTGGTCCGCCACCGCCGACCACCTGATGCTGTACGTCACCAACGGCATGGGCGAGGGCATAGAGGCGTCGCTGCTGACGAACCTGGCCATCAACGCGCTGCGCAACGCCCGGCGCGCCGGCATCTCCATCGCCGACCAGGCGGCGCTCGCGGACCAGGCCGTCTACGCCCATTACCGGGGCCGGTGCTATCTGTCCGTGCTGATGTTCGACTTCGACCTGGCGACCGGCCGGGCCAGGGTCGTGGACGCGGGCTCGCCCCGGCTGCTGCGGCTGCGGGAGGGCACCGTGGAGCACGTCACCTTCGACGCGCAGTTGCCGTTGGGCATGTTCGAGGAGACCGACTACGTGGCCCAGGACTTCGAGGTCCGGCCCGGTGACCGGCTCGTCTTCGTCAGCGACGGGGTGCACGCCGTGGCCTCGCCGAAGGGGGAGGCGTACGGGGACGCGGCCCTGTCCAGGGCCATCCACTCCACCCGGCTGCTGCCCGCCGCGGAGGTGCCGCGCGCGATCCTGCGGGAGCTGACCGGCCACCGCGGAAAACCCGTACCCGACGACGACGCGCTGGTCGTGTGCCTGGACTGGCACGGCAGGCCGGCCGGTACGTGA